One genomic window of Pseudomonas chlororaphis subsp. piscium includes the following:
- a CDS encoding response regulator transcription factor has product MNKIKVVLADDHPIVLAGVKETIESDGLYDVVSVAKTSGELMDAIKEHSPDIVITDFYMPGDEHYGDGMRLVSYLVRNFPQVRFLVLTMLNNRSILGSLYDCGVSGVLQKSINLDEINVALRTISKGGIYKGNFTLEPDSVMASTSSVSERIASISIKEAEVLRLFLAGERLKDIATSLQRSAKTVSTQKTSVMRKLCVHSDQELFAFCQEHQVV; this is encoded by the coding sequence ATGAATAAAATAAAAGTGGTGCTGGCCGATGATCACCCCATTGTATTGGCAGGGGTGAAAGAAACTATCGAGAGTGACGGCCTGTATGACGTGGTGAGCGTGGCCAAGACGTCTGGCGAGTTGATGGATGCCATTAAGGAACACTCGCCGGATATCGTGATCACCGACTTTTACATGCCAGGGGATGAGCACTACGGCGATGGCATGCGCCTGGTCAGCTATCTGGTGCGTAATTTTCCCCAGGTGCGTTTTCTGGTGCTGACCATGCTGAACAATCGTTCGATTCTGGGGAGTCTTTACGATTGCGGAGTGTCCGGCGTGCTGCAGAAAAGCATCAACCTTGATGAAATAAATGTGGCGCTGCGCACTATCTCCAAGGGAGGCATCTACAAAGGTAACTTCACTCTTGAGCCTGACAGTGTGATGGCCTCTACGTCGTCAGTCAGTGAGCGTATCGCGAGTATTTCAATCAAGGAGGCAGAAGTGCTGCGGCTGTTTTTGGCGGGTGAGCGGCTCAAGGATATCGCTACCAGCCTCCAACGTAGCGCAAAGACCGTCAGTACTCAGAAGACTTCGGTCATGCGCAAATTATGTGTCCACTCCGACCAGGAGCTGTTCGCATTCTGTCAGGAACATCAGGTCGTCTGA
- a CDS encoding hybrid sensor histidine kinase/response regulator: MGNDNLIKNFARTSLRLNMLLIVAVSLAILLFAMTYWAAARLVQEQLFKIEFHFSRLMGNIHEQEEFLLRVARHSDEVTQKRDQAVIPFQHRLLKEARDSWIYEGREFSFSMPFTLAVPTEMASQGEDQVAGIGKFGVLISNLYGSYWSISSYAAPQTLLLDLDSSISIGVPAATASRENGQVGKNDYLELSENLKKQILKFRPAQSDNAVMWAPANHVQGDGSSIKFITYMYTDTPQNLLAHDQSKRQLVIASLLDLRSITDSSRLSDWTVFDAMELITPDGLLLTGKIPSFDDAQEGLQLTSAGFLVKTTSKDGWRGYYHLDYRSFFQYAKWQLLVLLAVCLAFVVVGYFLLRWYAMRVVVPARRAHDRVVESDSFSRAIIQSAPVALCVLARKDRKVVMENELALQWLGDTQTISQLSRGWPSIVESAGAVGDKHLSITINDRQLEVSFLPSRYQGEDVVLCAFSDISAYKLAERALAEAKQSADASNEAKTVFLATMSHEIRTPLYGVLGTLELLTLSPLNALQRSQVQTMQRSSSILLQVISDILDVSKIEAGQLAIEHVEFSPLEMIEDVLQAYSAAAGAKGLHLYACVEVELPRRVRGDAARIRQILNNLLSNAIKFTDVGRIALRVKSEQVKGAWQFQWQVTDTGCGISSEHQVRLFEPFYQAHSQQHTVGGTGLGLSICWRLTQLMGGNLAIVSDTGLGSSFTLSLPLTVVPGEHPLLPGFTLKNEAVAVRAPIKELAISVCNWLSHFGALAVTGSEVSDDRYPGAVLVDVIPELLPELEWSGERVRCSEEGLIKPQRTSDGYIVSLHSLKGLLRAVALAQGEPLAASESSEAVQSWCRFSLHVLVAEDNPINQTLLKEQLQQLGCSVALASNGVEALRLWDHDAFDVVLTDVNMPEMNGYELTTALRRADGNTPIVGVTANAMREEEERCIGVGMNACVVKPMSLQTLHNVLLKLCGHLDGAILSEEEASEEKSVMQVSSQLRDVFIQTFKEDLAKTRAAVRDKDAKAVGSMLHRIRGGLSVVQAQDLLDRCVAIEAQLDAEGWVDARRREVEDVLEQITQEMEKL; this comes from the coding sequence ATGGGAAACGATAATCTAATTAAAAATTTTGCCCGTACCTCCTTGCGATTGAACATGCTACTGATCGTAGCGGTTTCGCTGGCAATTCTGTTGTTCGCCATGACCTACTGGGCTGCGGCGCGTCTGGTCCAGGAGCAACTGTTCAAGATCGAATTTCACTTCTCGCGCTTGATGGGCAACATCCATGAGCAGGAAGAGTTCTTGCTGCGTGTTGCCAGGCATAGCGATGAGGTGACACAAAAACGGGATCAGGCGGTCATTCCGTTTCAGCATCGCTTGCTCAAGGAAGCACGCGACTCCTGGATCTACGAGGGACGCGAATTCTCCTTTTCCATGCCGTTCACTCTGGCTGTGCCCACTGAGATGGCTTCGCAGGGTGAAGATCAAGTTGCCGGTATTGGGAAGTTTGGGGTGCTGATTTCCAACTTGTACGGCTCGTACTGGAGCATTTCTTCTTATGCTGCGCCGCAAACGCTACTGCTGGATCTTGATAGCTCAATCAGCATCGGTGTTCCGGCAGCCACTGCCTCAAGGGAAAATGGACAGGTCGGTAAGAACGACTACCTGGAGCTGAGTGAAAACCTGAAAAAGCAAATTTTGAAGTTCCGCCCGGCACAATCGGATAATGCCGTGATGTGGGCGCCGGCCAATCATGTCCAGGGTGACGGGTCGTCTATCAAGTTCATTACCTACATGTACACCGACACGCCACAAAACCTGTTGGCCCACGATCAATCGAAGCGTCAACTGGTCATCGCCTCGTTGCTGGATCTGCGTTCAATTACAGACTCTTCTCGTCTCAGCGATTGGACGGTGTTCGATGCCATGGAGCTCATAACCCCCGATGGATTGTTGCTGACGGGCAAGATACCCAGCTTCGATGATGCTCAAGAAGGGCTGCAATTGACCAGCGCCGGGTTCCTGGTCAAGACCACCAGCAAAGACGGCTGGCGCGGTTACTATCACCTTGATTACCGAAGCTTTTTTCAATATGCCAAGTGGCAGTTACTGGTGTTGCTGGCTGTGTGCCTGGCGTTTGTTGTCGTAGGTTATTTCTTGTTGCGCTGGTATGCCATGAGGGTGGTCGTACCGGCTCGTCGGGCTCATGACCGGGTTGTAGAGAGTGACTCGTTCAGCCGCGCGATCATTCAGAGCGCCCCAGTGGCGTTGTGCGTGCTGGCGCGCAAAGATCGCAAGGTGGTGATGGAAAACGAGCTGGCGCTGCAATGGCTGGGAGACACACAAACCATCAGTCAGCTTAGCCGCGGCTGGCCTTCCATAGTCGAATCGGCTGGAGCCGTCGGGGACAAGCATCTATCGATCACAATCAACGACCGACAGCTGGAAGTCAGTTTTTTGCCGTCGCGCTATCAAGGCGAAGACGTGGTGCTTTGTGCATTCAGTGACATCAGTGCTTACAAGCTGGCGGAGCGAGCACTGGCTGAAGCCAAGCAATCGGCGGACGCCTCGAATGAGGCCAAGACGGTATTCCTGGCGACCATGAGCCATGAAATTCGCACACCGCTGTATGGCGTGCTCGGTACCCTGGAGCTCCTGACCCTGTCACCACTCAATGCCCTGCAACGTTCGCAAGTGCAAACCATGCAACGTTCCTCCTCGATTCTATTGCAGGTGATCAGCGATATTCTGGACGTGTCGAAAATCGAAGCCGGGCAGCTGGCGATCGAACACGTCGAGTTCAGTCCATTGGAAATGATCGAGGATGTCCTGCAGGCCTATTCGGCTGCTGCGGGCGCCAAAGGTCTGCACCTCTATGCCTGCGTGGAAGTCGAGCTTCCGCGAAGAGTCAGAGGCGACGCAGCCAGAATCCGGCAGATACTCAACAATTTGCTTAGCAATGCCATCAAGTTCACCGATGTCGGACGAATCGCCTTGAGGGTCAAAAGCGAGCAGGTCAAGGGCGCGTGGCAGTTTCAGTGGCAGGTCACCGATACCGGCTGTGGCATTTCCAGCGAGCATCAGGTCCGCCTGTTCGAACCCTTCTATCAGGCGCATAGCCAACAGCACACCGTCGGTGGTACCGGGCTTGGCCTGTCGATTTGCTGGCGCTTGACGCAATTGATGGGCGGCAACCTGGCGATCGTCAGTGACACAGGGCTGGGCAGCAGTTTCACCTTGAGCTTGCCGCTCACGGTTGTGCCTGGTGAACATCCGCTCCTGCCTGGATTCACCCTGAAGAACGAGGCCGTTGCAGTACGCGCTCCGATCAAGGAGTTGGCCATCAGCGTCTGTAACTGGCTGTCGCATTTCGGAGCGCTGGCGGTAACCGGCAGTGAGGTATCCGATGACCGTTATCCTGGCGCGGTGCTTGTCGATGTGATCCCGGAACTTTTGCCGGAGCTGGAATGGAGTGGTGAGCGGGTACGTTGCTCGGAAGAGGGATTGATCAAGCCACAACGTACCTCCGACGGATATATCGTCAGCCTGCACAGCCTCAAGGGCTTGTTGCGGGCGGTGGCACTGGCTCAGGGCGAGCCGCTGGCTGCGAGTGAAAGCTCCGAGGCGGTACAGAGTTGGTGTCGGTTCAGTCTGCATGTGCTCGTAGCCGAAGATAACCCTATCAATCAGACTTTGCTCAAGGAGCAACTCCAGCAATTGGGGTGCAGCGTGGCATTGGCATCCAATGGCGTAGAAGCTCTGCGACTTTGGGATCATGATGCTTTTGACGTAGTGCTGACTGACGTCAACATGCCGGAAATGAATGGGTATGAATTGACCACGGCGCTACGTCGAGCCGATGGCAACACTCCCATTGTCGGCGTGACCGCCAATGCGATGCGCGAGGAAGAGGAGCGCTGTATCGGGGTGGGCATGAACGCTTGTGTGGTCAAGCCGATGTCATTGCAAACCCTGCACAATGTGCTGTTGAAGCTCTGCGGACATCTGGATGGCGCAATACTGTCCGAGGAAGAGGCGTCGGAAGAGAAAAGTGTCATGCAAGTGTCCAGTCAATTGCGTGATGTATTCATTCAGACGTTCAAGGAAGACCTGGCCAAAACTCGCGCCGCAGTGCGGGACAAAGATGCCAAGGCAGTGGGCTCCATGTTGCACCGGATACGCGGCGGGTTGTCGGTGGTTCAGGCACAGGATCTGCTCGATCGCTGTGTGGCCATAGAAGCGCAACTGGATGCAGAGGGTTGGGTGGATGCAAGAAGGCGTGAAGTAGAGGACGTCCTCGAACAGATTACGCAGGAGATGGAAAAGTTATGA
- a CDS encoding EAL domain-containing protein has product MCAMSVLIVEDHHFQREYLKSLFKAEGVHRIEIAADGHEALQWLDKRDFDLVLSDLMMPELDGVQFIQQLSLSKRPPRLALMSSSSRRMLGSACTVAEMLGIEVIDTISKPAMPASIRSLIEKCAAPQPIPENAPAPVLVFHRQQLEEALEQGQFKAWFQPKKALRSGKIASAEALVRWEHPTLGTLLPGQFLSQMVDAGLEEALLFCMIEQTVEAQFNWQNGGFRVPVSINLPTHLLNDPTLPDRLHECVLRLNGMPSKLCFELTECSMTELLSHYIAGVCRLRMKGFGLAQDDFGQGFSSFYNLVKTPFTELKIDRALIANCEHEESTAVALKSIIALGQHLGLEVVAEGVENHAQLALLRQFECDAVQGFLISKAVSKESFSALLQQEGR; this is encoded by the coding sequence ATGTGCGCCATGAGTGTATTGATCGTCGAAGATCACCATTTTCAACGCGAATATCTGAAATCGCTGTTCAAGGCTGAGGGCGTGCATCGCATCGAGATTGCCGCTGACGGACACGAAGCCCTGCAATGGCTGGACAAGCGAGACTTCGATCTGGTGCTCAGTGATCTGATGATGCCGGAGCTCGATGGCGTGCAGTTCATCCAGCAGCTGTCGTTGTCGAAGAGGCCGCCCCGCCTGGCACTGATGAGCTCGTCCTCACGGCGCATGTTGGGGAGTGCCTGTACCGTGGCTGAAATGCTGGGAATCGAAGTGATCGATACGATTTCCAAGCCTGCCATGCCGGCCTCGATCAGGAGCTTGATCGAGAAGTGTGCCGCTCCTCAGCCGATCCCAGAAAATGCGCCGGCTCCGGTGTTGGTATTCCATCGACAGCAGTTGGAAGAGGCCTTGGAGCAGGGGCAATTCAAAGCGTGGTTCCAGCCGAAGAAGGCGTTGCGAAGTGGCAAGATCGCTTCGGCCGAAGCCTTGGTGCGCTGGGAGCACCCGACCTTGGGTACTTTGTTGCCAGGGCAGTTTCTATCGCAGATGGTTGATGCCGGGCTGGAAGAGGCATTGTTGTTCTGCATGATCGAACAAACCGTTGAGGCTCAGTTCAACTGGCAGAATGGTGGCTTTCGAGTTCCGGTTTCGATCAACCTGCCGACACACTTGTTGAATGACCCCACCTTGCCCGATCGGCTTCACGAATGTGTTCTACGCTTGAACGGCATGCCATCCAAGCTGTGTTTCGAACTGACCGAATGCAGCATGACTGAGTTGCTCAGTCACTACATTGCCGGGGTATGCCGGTTGCGAATGAAAGGTTTCGGATTGGCCCAGGATGACTTCGGACAAGGGTTCAGTTCTTTTTACAACCTGGTCAAAACACCCTTTACCGAGTTGAAAATCGATCGGGCTCTGATCGCCAACTGCGAACATGAAGAAAGTACTGCGGTAGCACTCAAAAGTATTATTGCACTGGGGCAGCATTTGGGACTTGAAGTCGTAGCAGAGGGTGTTGAGAATCACGCGCAGCTGGCGTTATTGCGCCAGTTCGAGTGTGACGCGGTACAGGGCTTTTTGATATCCAAAGCCGTCTCGAAAGAATCGTTTTCGGCTTTGCTACAACAGGAGGGTCGATGA
- a CDS encoding ATP-binding protein encodes MNYKQFLQPLDKNFSSPKAVGKLLQLLAWVLLVCLFCGLCFYWVSSFNNEVSKHRRVMNDEVFNVQESLFLREALLLHFSRSVHLNAPDVVSPPEALKVPLGQDQRKRILLGNYDSPWSLTLSGRDIRELEEFQLGLVYVANNAEHTISRIYDRSFDHYVLPNNVLNALATTKMASHQKFIWLNDPNDPLTRIYIFRRISNEKDAGWLGLEMVGKELAAGLIGQGSDDYLLLNRTRQQVLGSTPEKDLSPYFSRVWSKDGFGFTGRGLNLGYLALTKSIGGSKWVLIYYVPFKALLTPLWRDSVLALLVFGLMAMGVQRLVLRINRRLVNPALHRLEALIESEEFSRTVIDTAPVALCVLRRLDGQVVLENRLCVQWLGGDAQRIALEQDWIRRAFDDNSPVCEELETSSGHHLHLSSVPTRYKGEDVLFCAFSDISARKQMELALARAKQHSDATNEAKSVFLATISHEIRTPLYGLLGTLELLGLTKLEPQQTNYLDAMQRSASTLGHLINDVLDVSKIEAGQLVLEPDDFNPCELVQELIQVFSAAAQRKGLILQAFCDPKLPTMMRGDVARIRQILSNLLGNALKFTDSGRVVLRVRIESRDCERLNLLWQVTDTGCGIRVEEQSRLFEPFYQAGDRQSRAGGTGLGLSICQRLAELMNGDIRLVSAYGLGSSFTLSLPLEQGRPESTGEQGIRLASLPVFVSSPLQEAAENVCGWLNRWGASAQILNSTELQLPPKATLVELIVENGAASPMLLPSSSRVRAYLGAPGQPVLTDTAWEVNLNNIHAIGKAVSLAQGSSQTHAEASAEPFRQLLQRVLVIEDNPINQLVLKEQLEVLGCEVTLASDGREALMQWACGTFDLVLTDINMPGMDGHQLARQMRRIGCTVPIVGATANTDPEEAVRCLDSGMNLCLTKPVDLLSLFNSLNALKPEKIVCAP; translated from the coding sequence ATGAACTACAAACAGTTTCTTCAACCACTGGACAAAAACTTTTCCTCGCCCAAGGCGGTTGGCAAGCTCCTTCAGCTGTTGGCATGGGTGCTCTTGGTGTGCCTGTTCTGCGGTCTCTGTTTCTATTGGGTGTCCAGTTTCAATAACGAGGTGTCCAAGCATCGCCGAGTGATGAACGATGAAGTTTTCAACGTTCAAGAATCGTTGTTTCTGCGTGAGGCCCTGTTGCTGCATTTCAGCCGCTCGGTTCATTTGAATGCGCCAGATGTGGTGTCTCCCCCCGAAGCACTGAAGGTTCCTCTGGGCCAGGACCAACGTAAGAGAATCCTGCTGGGCAACTACGATTCCCCCTGGAGCCTGACTCTGTCCGGGCGCGATATCCGCGAGCTGGAAGAGTTTCAGCTCGGTCTCGTGTACGTGGCCAACAATGCGGAGCACACCATCAGCCGCATCTACGATCGCAGCTTCGATCATTACGTCCTGCCGAACAATGTGCTCAATGCGCTGGCTACGACGAAGATGGCAAGCCATCAGAAGTTCATCTGGTTGAACGATCCTAATGATCCGCTCACGCGAATCTACATCTTTCGACGCATTTCCAATGAGAAGGATGCTGGGTGGCTGGGGCTGGAAATGGTGGGTAAAGAGCTGGCGGCGGGGCTGATCGGTCAAGGCTCGGATGACTATCTGTTGTTGAACAGGACGCGCCAGCAAGTATTGGGCAGTACGCCCGAAAAGGACTTGAGCCCCTATTTTTCCAGGGTTTGGTCCAAAGATGGTTTCGGCTTTACTGGCCGCGGTCTGAACCTCGGTTATCTGGCTCTGACCAAAAGCATCGGCGGTTCAAAGTGGGTGTTGATCTACTACGTACCATTCAAGGCGCTGTTGACGCCGCTGTGGCGGGACTCCGTGCTGGCCCTGTTGGTATTTGGCCTGATGGCCATGGGCGTTCAGCGTTTGGTGCTGCGGATCAATCGGCGGTTGGTCAACCCGGCTCTGCACCGCTTGGAAGCCTTGATCGAAAGTGAAGAGTTCAGTCGTACGGTCATCGACACGGCTCCGGTAGCCCTGTGTGTGTTGCGGCGTCTTGATGGCCAGGTGGTACTGGAAAATCGCCTGTGTGTGCAATGGCTAGGTGGAGATGCGCAGCGCATTGCTCTGGAGCAGGACTGGATACGACGCGCATTCGACGACAACTCACCCGTCTGCGAAGAGTTGGAGACTTCCAGTGGCCATCATTTGCACCTGAGCTCGGTGCCTACCCGCTACAAGGGGGAGGATGTGCTGTTCTGTGCCTTCAGCGACATCAGTGCGCGCAAGCAGATGGAGCTGGCATTGGCTCGAGCCAAGCAGCATTCCGATGCTACCAACGAAGCTAAAAGCGTCTTTCTCGCGACCATCAGCCACGAAATTCGCACGCCTCTTTATGGGTTGCTCGGCACGCTGGAGTTGCTTGGCTTGACGAAGCTCGAACCGCAGCAGACGAACTATCTTGATGCCATGCAGCGCTCGGCGTCGACCTTGGGGCACTTGATCAACGATGTACTGGATGTCTCCAAGATCGAAGCTGGTCAGTTGGTGCTCGAGCCCGATGACTTCAACCCCTGCGAATTGGTGCAGGAGTTGATCCAGGTGTTTTCCGCGGCAGCACAACGCAAGGGATTGATCCTGCAAGCGTTCTGCGACCCGAAACTGCCGACGATGATGCGCGGGGATGTAGCGCGGATTCGGCAGATTCTCAGCAATCTGCTGGGCAATGCTTTGAAGTTCACTGACTCCGGTCGCGTGGTGTTGCGTGTCAGGATCGAAAGTCGCGATTGCGAACGGTTGAACCTGCTTTGGCAAGTGACCGACACCGGCTGCGGTATTCGCGTGGAAGAACAAAGTCGTCTGTTCGAACCCTTCTATCAGGCTGGAGACCGTCAGAGCCGAGCCGGCGGTACCGGGTTGGGCTTGTCTATTTGTCAGCGTCTGGCCGAGTTGATGAATGGCGATATCCGTCTGGTCAGTGCCTACGGGCTGGGTAGCAGCTTCACCTTATCGTTGCCGCTGGAGCAGGGTCGCCCGGAGAGCACGGGCGAGCAGGGCATCCGCCTGGCATCGTTACCGGTTTTCGTCAGCTCGCCTCTGCAGGAAGCGGCAGAGAACGTATGCGGTTGGTTGAACCGTTGGGGGGCGTCCGCGCAGATCCTCAACAGTACCGAGTTGCAACTGCCGCCCAAGGCGACATTGGTGGAACTGATCGTTGAGAACGGCGCCGCCAGCCCGATGCTATTACCCAGCAGTTCGCGGGTACGGGCTTACCTTGGGGCACCAGGACAACCGGTACTGACGGACACCGCTTGGGAGGTCAACCTCAACAATATTCACGCTATCGGCAAAGCGGTCAGCCTGGCTCAAGGTAGTAGCCAGACTCATGCCGAGGCCAGCGCCGAACCCTTTCGTCAATTGTTGCAACGAGTGTTAGTGATCGAAGACAACCCCATCAATCAGTTGGTGCTCAAGGAACAACTCGAAGTACTGGGTTGTGAGGTGACGCTGGCCAGCGACGGACGCGAAGCGCTGATGCAGTGGGCATGCGGCACCTTCGATCTGGTGCTGACCGACATCAACATGCCTGGCATGGATGGCCACCAATTGGCGCGCCAAATGCGCCGTATCGGTTGCACCGTGCCGATCGTGGGCGCGACCGCCAACACTGACCCCGAAGAGGCCGTGCGCTGTCTCGATTCGGGCATGAACTTGTGTTTGACAAAGCCCGTGGATCTTCTGTCCCTGTTCAACAGTTTGAACGCATTAAAGCCGGAGAAAATCGTATGTGCGCCATGA
- a CDS encoding hydroxypyruvate isomerase family protein yields the protein MLKFNAHLGFQFNELPFLQRIEAAAAAGFRAVEFPSPYEFDASLLADHLAQHSLSLIQFAAPAGVTKGIAALQGKEEEFRSGLLQAARYAKALACPDVHIMSGVTTQDEAALIFEGNLEYAVKYFEDQGLRPLIEVISSQEVPGYYMSDFNKAQQVLEAFPSVGLILDLYHAQLLTADAGDVLARFYDRTVHVQIADCPGRHEPGTGSIDFAALFAALEQRGYPGWIGCEYRPSGFTVASLDWIKQLGA from the coding sequence ATGCTCAAGTTCAATGCTCATCTCGGTTTCCAATTCAATGAGTTGCCTTTTCTGCAACGCATCGAGGCTGCCGCCGCCGCTGGTTTCCGGGCGGTGGAGTTCCCGTCGCCCTATGAGTTCGACGCCAGTCTTTTGGCCGACCACCTGGCTCAACACAGCCTGTCGTTGATTCAGTTCGCGGCACCGGCTGGCGTTACCAAAGGCATTGCTGCCTTGCAGGGCAAGGAAGAAGAGTTCCGCAGCGGGTTGCTCCAGGCCGCCCGCTATGCAAAGGCGCTGGCGTGTCCGGATGTCCACATCATGTCTGGAGTGACGACGCAGGATGAGGCAGCGCTTATCTTCGAAGGCAACCTGGAGTATGCAGTCAAGTACTTCGAAGACCAGGGGTTGCGGCCGCTTATCGAAGTGATCAGCTCGCAAGAGGTACCGGGTTATTACATGTCTGACTTCAATAAGGCGCAGCAGGTGCTGGAAGCCTTCCCGAGTGTCGGGCTGATTCTCGATCTTTATCATGCCCAGCTTCTGACGGCAGATGCAGGGGATGTTCTGGCCCGGTTTTATGACAGGACCGTCCATGTGCAAATTGCCGACTGCCCGGGTCGTCACGAACCAGGAACGGGGAGCATCGACTTTGCTGCCTTGTTCGCGGCTCTGGAGCAGCGTGGCTACCCAGGATGGATCGGCTGTGAATACCGTCCTTCCGGTTTTACCGTTGCGAGCCTCGACTGGATCAAGCAGCTAGGTGCTTAG
- a CDS encoding co-regulatory protein PtrA N-terminal domain-containing protein has protein sequence MKRSTLVIACLLSVTSVAAFAEDGSDRARARWEAFQASHVQAHAEAAQKTLTAQTKNNGSSAVGTTGQKQQPDT, from the coding sequence ATGAAACGCTCCACCCTTGTCATTGCTTGCCTATTGTCCGTTACTTCTGTCGCCGCCTTTGCCGAAGACGGCTCTGACCGGGCCCGCGCCCGTTGGGAGGCGTTCCAGGCCAGCCATGTGCAGGCCCATGCTGAAGCCGCGCAGAAGACCTTGACAGCCCAGACCAAAAACAATGGTTCTTCCGCAGTAGGCACTACTGGGCAGAAGCAACAGCCCGATACCTGA
- a CDS encoding DUF2790 domain-containing protein: protein MKLLMLGFAALLTTGSAFADTTESSPVIHDKTGFYVHMDVAKVISMTDIPDQCGVVPARLDYLDHQGREHVLDYQVQGNCTNEN, encoded by the coding sequence ATGAAATTGCTTATGCTTGGATTTGCTGCATTGCTCACCACCGGTTCAGCGTTTGCCGACACTACCGAGAGCTCACCGGTGATTCACGACAAGACCGGCTTCTACGTTCATATGGACGTTGCAAAAGTTATATCCATGACTGATATCCCGGACCAGTGCGGTGTGGTTCCCGCACGTCTGGATTATCTGGACCATCAGGGGCGGGAGCATGTTCTGGACTATCAGGTTCAAGGAAATTGCACGAACGAAAACTGA
- a CDS encoding MBL fold metallo-hydrolase: MKKILRIATALGLAALSTGAFAATTHCDTSHSMGIQLLGSGGPISDDARASSGEIVWIDGKSRLLIDAGGGTYLRFGQAHARLEDLHFIGISHFHTDHSADLPAILKGAYFMATSNTIALVGPDGSDSFPSMTEFFHDMFGAKTGSFAYLEGLHDGSDGLNLKVSPIIDVDRHAEKASLVYQDAEVKVYAYGIPHGDVPTLAFRIEGKRGTIVISADQNGSRAGFVDFAKGADILVMPAAIDDDADATSKFLHATPTVVGKIAAAINPKMLVLNHFMGKSLKNKESNIAIIKRYYHGPVHAGRDLSRFEMP; encoded by the coding sequence GTGAAAAAAATCTTGCGCATCGCCACCGCTCTCGGCTTGGCGGCACTCTCCACCGGCGCATTCGCCGCTACGACCCATTGCGACACATCGCATTCCATGGGCATACAACTGCTCGGTTCTGGTGGCCCTATCTCTGACGACGCCCGGGCTTCATCAGGCGAGATTGTCTGGATCGATGGCAAGTCGCGGCTGCTCATCGACGCCGGCGGCGGTACGTACCTGCGCTTTGGTCAGGCCCATGCCCGGTTGGAAGACCTGCACTTCATCGGCATCTCACACTTTCACACGGACCATAGCGCCGACTTGCCCGCCATCTTGAAGGGCGCGTATTTCATGGCCACGAGCAACACAATTGCACTGGTCGGTCCGGACGGGTCTGACTCGTTCCCGAGCATGACGGAATTCTTCCACGACATGTTCGGCGCCAAGACTGGCTCGTTTGCCTACCTCGAGGGTCTGCATGACGGCAGCGATGGGTTGAACCTAAAGGTCAGCCCAATCATCGATGTGGATCGCCACGCCGAGAAAGCGTCCCTCGTTTATCAGGATGCCGAGGTCAAGGTATATGCCTACGGCATTCCACACGGCGATGTGCCAACCCTGGCGTTCCGCATCGAGGGCAAGCGCGGCACGATCGTGATCTCCGCGGATCAGAACGGCAGCCGTGCCGGATTCGTCGACTTTGCCAAGGGCGCCGACATCTTGGTCATGCCGGCGGCCATCGACGACGACGCCGACGCCACCTCTAAGTTTCTCCATGCAACGCCGACGGTCGTCGGCAAGATCGCCGCAGCCATCAACCCCAAGATGCTCGTCCTCAATCACTTCATGGGTAAATCCCTGAAGAACAAGGAGAGCAACATCGCAATCATCAAGCGCTACTACCACGGTCCGGTCCACGCAGGTCGTGATCTGTCGCGCTTCGAAATGCCATGA